From the genome of Trachemys scripta elegans isolate TJP31775 chromosome 2, CAS_Tse_1.0, whole genome shotgun sequence:
TGCTGGAGTCTGTCTTCTGCCTCTCCCCCATAGCCACTGTCCTCTGTATCCAGGCTGTCACTGCGACATTTATGTAGCTCCAACTCTGGGACTTTATCCTCTTGTTCCATCTGTTTCCAACCCTTGGTTAGCTCTGTCACCAGATTTGAGCACTTCCTCCGCCTTGTAGGAGACATTTTGTCACCAAGGATTTTGTCAAAATTACTTGACTCCTCCTTGCACCCGCAGATCTCTGGGCTCCCATTATCCTTCTCATATCTATCACTGAGGAGGCTAATGTCATTTCCTCTTTCATAGACTTTACTTACAACGGTTTTGGTCACCTCTTTGCTTTTAATATTAAACTTTCTGAGAGCTTCATCAGATTCACTTGAATCTTTTTCTACATCCCTGTTAGCCACTACCTCCTTCCCTGAGGATTTTTCCTCGCCCTTTTCTTGGTCGCTCTTAGTAGAAACGGGCCATCTTGATAATAGCCTTTCTTTTGGTGGCTCAGCTGGTGGTTCTTCTGCATTGGGCATCCATCCTGAGGGCTCTTGGGCTTGCTTTGTGTTGTGGTCGCTTGCCCACTGTTGCCAGCCTCGTGCCAAGCTGATTACTAGGCTGGCGGTTCGGATCTTTTTGATGGCCCTTTTTGCAGGTGTAGCTTTTTGGCCTTCTTCTGGAGGCATGttgctgtctgctgctgctgcttctctatCTCTTGTGGTTACCACCTAGTGAATGAATATCCTAGACTGAATAACTTCCAGAGGAGAGAGCTACAGGGATTTAAATAGAAGCAGGAGCAGTTTGTGATATTGGAAACTATGTGAAGCATTTCTCACAGATATAGTGCCTCTACTCTGACAGCGTTCTTTTTTTAATACCTCCGGGCTTGCATTTTGTCTCAGCAGATGGACACTGCATAAGGTAAACAAGGATGACACAGTCTGCCTACTCTTCTGCAGCAGCCCCATGGAAATTAACAGCTCCTGTAAAACCTCTCTAGGGTCTCTTTAGTCCTGAATTTGCTTGACAGTAACTGGGTCTTACTTCTCTTACAAGTGTTTGCCCAATATCTTTGCCATAAGTCAAAGTGTTCAGTCCTACAAGGAGCTGAACCCCCTCAATTGCAAGTGACTTCAGGAGGAATAGAGGCCACACAGCCCCATGTATAAAAActagccttaggcctggtccccactaagtccccacttcggactaaggtacgcaaattcagctacgttaataacgtagctgaattcgaagtaccttagtccgaacttaccgcggtccagacgcggcaggaagtctcccccagtcgatgccgcgtactcctctcagcgagctggagtaccggcgccgactgtgagcacttccgggatcgatccgggatcgatttattgcgtcttaaccagacgcgataaatcgatcccagaacatcgattgcgtgccgccggaccctccggtaagtgaagacaaggccttaatcGCATCGTGCTAATCTGGGAATTTTACCTGGGTAAGAGATTTTAGATATACTTCCTGAAAAGAGTCTTGGTAATTTTTTAATGCACATTATGAATCATATCCAAAGGATTTCAGCATGTTTTCTTTAATTACTCAAGTAATTTATCCATTATGTCATTGCCTATTACCGTTTGTCTGTCTTGACAATGTAGAATGTACACTCTTTGGAGTTGGGACCATCTCATACTACCTTTGTTCAGTGCCTGGCAAAAGGGGGCCATGAGCCCCGATCactacaaatattaataataattgtgaGTACATTTGAAGGATACAAGATCTTGTGTTTTTAATCAGAGTTTTCAGAAGAAGAAGCTGCCTCTTCTTATTCCTGAAGATGCAGATAAAATCTAGTATCTACAGGGAAACCCCGCTATAATGCGCCCTGCGATAATGCGAATTCTGATATCGCACGATCATAAGGTGGCTCCCGCTGCCCCaagcatgcaaaaaaaaaacccccaaaaaaacaaaccacaccggccggagcaccgccgaagcaccaaaaaaaaaggaacatgccttccccactgccccttGCCCCGGCTTCTCCTTTTGGCGGGAagagccattctcctccccagctgctcctcactcttcctctgccccttgcacatctcccctgctctctgcccaagagaaattgacTGGCTTGAAACTGACCGGCTTTAAATGGTAAATTTTTCATAACCCCGCTATACCGTGACCCCGCATTTATCGCGAtcgaattttttggaccccaatcatcGCATTATAGCAGGGTTTCACTGTATTTGGTCATAGTATAGTAGGATTTATACCTCTGAAGATAGGGTTTATTTGTTTGCCTGGTGAACAACAGAGATTTTCTCAGATAAAGCCCAGTGGTATCTTCTTTCCTGGTATAATGTTTGCTAAGTAGGAAAAGAACACTGTGTCACTTTTTTCATTCCACATGCATAGCAATTTGCAGGAGGATCTGTCGTACTTTCCAAGTGACCAATGGGGCAAATTCATCCATGGAGGAATTCTGTTGAATTCCCTGAAGTTGTAACAGAAATAAATTTAGATTCAGAGATGTACTACTTGAAAATAATAATCTGGGCTAAATAGATCTAACTGAAAGTCAGGGAGC
Proteins encoded in this window:
- the ABRA gene encoding actin-binding Rho-activating protein, yielding MPPEEGQKATPAKRAIKKIRTASLVISLARGWQQWASDHNTKQAQEPSGWMPNAEEPPAEPPKERLLSRWPVSTKSDQEKGEEKSSGKEVVANRDVEKDSSESDEALRKFNIKSKEVTKTVVSKVYERGNDISLLSDRYEKDNGSPEICGCKEESSNFDKILGDKMSPTRRRKCSNLVTELTKGWKQMEQEDKVPELELHKCRSDSLDTEDSGYGGEAEDRLQQVDADHIMRIKRPMPSLASRFTEELSSKAHRKYSPVNALKGRWQEWADQHVITQKLNPFSEEFDYQLAQSTRLHKGDKGYGRPKDGTKTAERAKRAETHIHREIRDMCFIIATMAQLRRDGKIQVTFGELFDRYVRISDKVVGILMRARKHGLVDFEGEMLWQGRDDHVIITLLK